One window of the Candidatus Jettenia sp. genome contains the following:
- a CDS encoding glycosyltransferase yields MKQRKILMICSTYWNSPIQLGDHHLARKFAQAQWDVAYISNPISPFHLFAGVTSDLRDRFNTYRSGGIKDMDGHIWSYVPGTLFAPQNKLFLRSRWIYNYWQRLTLPNVVKVVSQNGFTEVDVLYFSEPRQAFWLDVIKHKMSVYRVADKYSSFLVYNREVQKLERSLAKSVDLVLYTAKNLKCYVDDMGPKRILNLPNGVNFFHFANGNKHTPDEYKKIQRPIVIYVGSIDYWFDYDVINYATKSLPEASFIIIGPDKLARKQLIPRSNLYLFGKRSYTEIPSYLYHADVGIIPFNIARYPELVNSINPLKLYEYMACGLPVVATEWEELKEINSPAILYRTKEEFVQKIKDVLFTKPDKAPYINFAEKQDWTKRFKLLEDNINMILSS; encoded by the coding sequence GTGAAACAGAGAAAGATTTTGATGATATGCAGTACTTACTGGAACTCGCCAATTCAGTTAGGAGACCATCATCTTGCTCGTAAATTTGCTCAGGCCCAGTGGGATGTAGCATACATTTCCAATCCTATTTCACCTTTTCACCTTTTTGCAGGAGTTACTTCCGATCTTCGTGACAGATTTAATACTTACCGGTCTGGTGGTATAAAGGATATGGACGGCCATATATGGAGTTATGTGCCTGGGACATTGTTTGCTCCTCAAAACAAACTATTTTTGCGGAGCAGGTGGATTTATAATTATTGGCAGAGATTGACTCTGCCCAATGTGGTAAAGGTTGTTTCTCAAAACGGCTTTACAGAAGTTGATGTCCTTTACTTTAGTGAGCCAAGACAGGCATTTTGGCTTGACGTCATTAAACACAAGATGTCTGTTTATCGTGTTGCTGATAAATATTCCAGTTTCCTGGTATACAATAGGGAGGTGCAGAAACTGGAACGATCATTGGCTAAATCTGTAGATTTAGTACTTTATACTGCAAAAAATCTCAAATGTTATGTTGATGATATGGGTCCAAAGCGCATTTTAAATTTACCGAACGGAGTCAATTTTTTTCACTTTGCCAACGGTAACAAACACACTCCTGATGAATATAAAAAAATCCAAAGACCCATTGTAATATATGTTGGTTCAATAGATTACTGGTTTGACTATGATGTCATTAACTATGCGACAAAAAGTTTACCAGAGGCATCTTTTATTATCATTGGCCCTGATAAATTAGCACGGAAACAACTTATACCCCGGTCAAATTTATACCTATTTGGAAAACGAAGCTACACCGAAATTCCCTCGTATCTTTACCATGCCGATGTGGGTATTATTCCCTTTAACATTGCAAGATATCCTGAACTCGTCAACAGCATTAATCCACTGAAGCTTTATGAGTATATGGCTTGCGGTCTGCCAGTGGTGGCCACCGAATGGGAAGAGCTTAAAGAAATTAACAGTCCTGCAATATTATATCGTACCAAAGAAGAATTTGTGCAAAAGATTAAAGACGTCTTATTTACCAAGCCGGATAAGGCACCTTATATTAACTTTGCTGAAAAACAGGATTGGACGAAAAGATTTAAACTATTAGAAGATAACATTAATATGATACTATCTTCTTAA
- a CDS encoding heparinase II/III family protein, producing MNIKHYLKRAVSLPPHIIIKKISDKIARKVKFVRRRQHDMKLPTFTKALSSHDKLGSFFKCVPVELLLPHKDWIIAVTEHYLAHRFDLLGSGWVQVRHGMRCRGVEGHVYYAGREVTPDKDGHWLEGRINRANVTESKRIWRFIDGDYSPINWHLDFKSGYLWSGDTWFQGIPYGHEPGVDIKVPWELARMQHLALLVWAYSLSKNGREGFHQYNVYRREFCNQVLDFIATNPPRFGVNWRCTMDVGIRVSNWLVTYDLFKAYGAEFDREFDSLFLKSIYEHGLHIVNNLEWDPQLHGNHYLANIIGLLFVAAYLPCTPEIDVWLAFAMQELVNEVEYQFTSDGVNFEASTSYHRLAAEMVVYGTALIMALPSEKLRALKDYDYRLHHSIPKLRPAPTTLYSLEGSEEKTPFPVRYLERLEKMAEFAMHITMPDGHVPQIGDNDSGRFLKLQPVYQSMTVAGAKMCYNNLDTYNVLPDDTVYWYEDHADHRHLAAAINGIFQRHDFADFATEKQLEYYIVKSLCNNGRFFSYCSKKKNNYKEHDTSDNGLELYTYPGFGLYIYKSKFLYLAVRCGHIGQNGNGGHAHNDQLSIELAIHGVPIIVDPGTYLYTPLPEKRNLFRSTAMHNTLSVSGKEQNTWHEGRSGLFGMLDHAKAKVVEINTHKFLGEHRGFGTVHRRLLDIHERYIHGFDECNLSEKKTVVFHIASGVKIYMTQRDSRLDLHYGKLKVRLSAETGEWSVHESFHSPGYGIIQNCQLVKLQSTQNSIRWLAEIVETK from the coding sequence GTGAACATCAAGCATTATCTGAAACGCGCTGTATCTCTGCCTCCACACATAATAATAAAGAAGATATCAGACAAGATTGCCCGTAAAGTGAAGTTTGTCCGTCGGCGGCAACATGATATGAAACTCCCGACCTTTACGAAGGCATTGTCTTCTCATGATAAATTGGGCAGTTTCTTTAAATGCGTTCCGGTGGAGTTATTATTACCTCACAAAGACTGGATTATTGCTGTAACCGAACACTACCTTGCCCACAGGTTTGACCTGCTTGGTTCAGGATGGGTACAGGTTAGGCATGGAATGAGATGCAGGGGGGTTGAAGGGCATGTGTATTATGCAGGCCGGGAGGTAACGCCTGATAAAGACGGCCACTGGCTTGAAGGTCGAATAAATAGGGCAAATGTAACAGAATCGAAGCGTATTTGGCGTTTCATAGACGGAGATTATAGTCCTATTAACTGGCATTTAGATTTCAAATCTGGCTATCTTTGGTCAGGAGATACCTGGTTTCAAGGTATCCCGTATGGCCATGAGCCAGGCGTGGATATTAAAGTGCCCTGGGAGCTTGCCCGGATGCAGCATTTGGCACTTCTGGTTTGGGCTTATTCCTTGAGTAAAAATGGCAGGGAAGGTTTTCATCAATATAATGTTTATCGCCGTGAGTTTTGTAATCAAGTATTGGACTTTATTGCAACCAATCCTCCACGCTTTGGGGTAAACTGGCGATGTACCATGGATGTCGGAATACGGGTATCAAACTGGCTGGTAACGTATGATTTATTTAAGGCATATGGCGCCGAATTTGATAGAGAATTTGACTCACTGTTTTTAAAAAGTATCTATGAGCATGGCCTGCATATTGTAAACAATTTAGAATGGGATCCCCAATTACACGGAAATCATTACCTTGCAAATATCATTGGGCTTTTGTTTGTGGCAGCCTATCTGCCGTGTACGCCTGAGATAGATGTTTGGCTGGCCTTTGCCATGCAAGAGTTGGTAAACGAGGTGGAATATCAATTCACATCTGACGGGGTAAATTTTGAGGCATCAACCAGCTACCACCGGCTTGCTGCTGAGATGGTAGTTTATGGAACAGCCTTGATAATGGCGCTGCCGTCTGAAAAACTAAGGGCTTTAAAAGACTACGATTACCGGCTCCACCATAGTATTCCTAAATTAAGACCTGCCCCAACGACACTTTATTCTTTAGAGGGGAGTGAAGAAAAGACCCCTTTTCCGGTAAGATATCTTGAAAGGCTTGAGAAAATGGCCGAATTTGCCATGCACATCACAATGCCCGATGGTCATGTCCCTCAAATTGGCGATAATGACAGTGGTCGTTTTTTGAAGCTCCAGCCGGTCTATCAAAGCATGACTGTTGCAGGAGCGAAGATGTGTTATAATAACTTAGATACGTACAATGTGCTCCCGGATGATACAGTCTATTGGTATGAAGACCATGCTGACCACCGGCATTTGGCCGCTGCTATAAACGGGATCTTTCAGCGACACGATTTTGCTGATTTTGCCACAGAGAAACAGCTCGAATACTATATCGTAAAGTCATTGTGCAATAACGGGAGATTCTTTTCTTACTGTTCTAAAAAGAAGAATAATTATAAGGAACATGATACATCGGATAATGGATTAGAGCTTTACACGTATCCCGGTTTTGGTCTCTATATCTACAAATCCAAATTTTTATATCTTGCAGTACGGTGCGGGCATATCGGCCAGAATGGAAATGGTGGCCACGCCCATAATGATCAGCTTTCCATCGAACTTGCAATACATGGGGTTCCCATTATTGTCGATCCAGGTACTTATCTGTACACCCCGTTGCCAGAAAAACGTAATTTGTTCCGATCTACAGCAATGCACAATACTCTATCGGTATCAGGAAAAGAGCAAAATACCTGGCACGAAGGTAGATCGGGTTTATTTGGAATGCTTGATCATGCGAAGGCAAAAGTTGTTGAGATAAATACGCATAAATTTCTTGGTGAACACCGTGGTTTTGGCACTGTTCACAGGCGTTTGCTTGATATTCATGAACGGTATATTCATGGTTTTGATGAGTGCAATCTGAGTGAGAAAAAAACTGTCGTATTCCACATTGCGTCTGGGGTAAAAATTTATATGACACAGAGAGATAGCAGACTTGATTTACACTATGGCAAGTTGAAAGTAAGGTTGTCTGCAGAAACAGGTGAGTGGTCAGTGCACGAGTCGTTTCATTCTCCTGGATATGGGATAATACAAAATTGTCAGTTGGTAAAATTACAAAGTACTCAAAACAGTATTCGGTGGTTGGCAGAGATCGTGGAGACAAAGTGA
- a CDS encoding glycosyltransferase: MQKITILKDAIQKPEVSDNTTIITFDKLKSWIKQGKIIKHLFGYQEAEILTYHLAIIPKPFQTAVLLKLLSRNTCHFRDEQGFRCAITIRFLSQLFWQLIKDYRRKPKLIQKVHCEVEDLIKQSTGKPQSSHRVDLLATPVYLRTDLWFGVRSGGSVGHIAGVLNNLGEFADKPVFLTTDTIPTVRTGIETHVILPDNSYWNFKELPSFQFNEVFGQNARKLLNNKKLSFIYQRYSINNYSGVKLSTYYRVPFVLEYNGSEIWINRNWGKPLKYEFLSERIELLNLKAADVVVVVSQPMKDELVARGIGVDKILVNPNGVDPNKYFPNVDGSKILKQYNLNRKTTVGFIGTFGRWHGAEVLAEAFGRLLHEFPEYTDQVQLFMIGDGETMPQVKKNLQKYNITDACVFTGLVPQEEGPGYLAVCDILVSPHVPNPDGTPFFGSPTKLFEYMAMGKGIVASDLDQIGEVLKHGQTAWMVKPGDPESLMYGLKSMVDDNELRQRLGNAARQEVIEKYTWKEHTRKIIEKLEECCEHQALSETRCISASTHNNKEDIRQDCP, translated from the coding sequence ATGCAAAAGATTACAATTCTTAAAGACGCAATTCAAAAACCTGAAGTATCTGACAATACTACAATCATTACATTTGATAAATTGAAAAGTTGGATTAAACAAGGCAAAATTATTAAACATCTCTTTGGTTATCAGGAAGCAGAAATTTTAACATATCATCTGGCGATTATTCCCAAACCTTTTCAAACAGCAGTACTTCTTAAATTGTTAAGTAGAAATACCTGCCATTTCAGGGATGAACAAGGATTCCGCTGTGCAATTACGATTCGTTTTTTATCTCAACTTTTCTGGCAGTTAATAAAGGATTATAGACGGAAGCCTAAATTAATCCAGAAAGTTCATTGCGAAGTCGAAGACTTAATAAAACAGTCTACAGGAAAACCTCAGTCTTCACACAGGGTCGATTTATTGGCAACGCCTGTTTATTTGCGCACTGATCTGTGGTTCGGCGTGCGTTCAGGAGGATCGGTAGGGCATATTGCAGGTGTTTTAAATAACTTAGGCGAATTTGCTGACAAGCCTGTATTTTTGACAACCGATACAATTCCCACCGTCAGGACCGGGATAGAAACTCATGTAATTTTGCCGGACAACTCCTATTGGAATTTTAAAGAACTGCCAAGCTTTCAGTTTAATGAGGTCTTCGGCCAAAATGCGCGTAAGCTCTTGAATAATAAAAAATTATCCTTCATCTATCAAAGATACAGCATAAATAACTATTCAGGAGTCAAGCTGTCAACGTATTATCGTGTTCCCTTTGTGCTCGAATATAATGGCTCAGAAATATGGATAAATCGAAATTGGGGCAAACCTTTAAAATATGAATTTTTATCTGAACGCATCGAGCTCCTTAATCTCAAGGCGGCTGATGTCGTGGTGGTGGTAAGTCAGCCGATGAAAGATGAATTGGTAGCAAGAGGAATCGGGGTGGATAAAATTTTGGTTAACCCTAATGGCGTCGACCCCAATAAATATTTTCCCAACGTGGATGGTTCGAAGATACTCAAACAATATAATCTTAACAGGAAAACAACCGTCGGTTTCATTGGTACCTTTGGTAGATGGCATGGCGCAGAGGTCTTGGCAGAGGCATTCGGGAGGCTTCTGCATGAATTTCCGGAGTATACGGATCAGGTACAGCTCTTCATGATCGGGGATGGAGAAACCATGCCACAGGTTAAGAAGAACTTGCAGAAATATAACATCACCGATGCTTGTGTGTTTACGGGTCTGGTTCCCCAGGAGGAAGGGCCAGGTTATCTGGCGGTTTGTGATATTCTTGTCTCCCCGCATGTGCCGAATCCTGATGGCACGCCTTTTTTTGGTTCTCCTACAAAGTTGTTTGAGTATATGGCCATGGGAAAAGGAATTGTTGCATCTGACCTGGATCAAATTGGTGAAGTTCTTAAACATGGGCAAACTGCCTGGATGGTAAAACCAGGAGATCCAGAATCCCTGATGTATGGTTTAAAGTCGATGGTTGATGATAACGAACTCCGGCAAAGGTTGGGAAATGCTGCCAGGCAAGAAGTAATCGAGAAATATACCTGGAAAGAACATACACGAAAAATTATTGAAAAATTGGAGGAATGCTGTGAACATCAAGCATTATCTGAAACGCGCTGTATCTCTGCCTCCACACATAATAATAAAGAAGATATCAGACAAGATTGCCCGTAA
- a CDS encoding glycosyltransferase: MIEQSLTVELVIPSYNRLSILRNTLKQVRMLYPNLNICLGLQGEKPDQDFQAQLESDPCMRVEVLPVPSTTGTLNHCILSSQADIILSLDDDAVPCFGWLEAHVAAFTRDTGLVYTSGREIRSTKGRSAFSDWFRIMIEWFFGLFVGCDKKLQGRIVGWINWIGLIFANFDQPGTCKINSPREGNMGIRRELFLKFNGFNKAFRGNAWGFGADFGLRLAREGKFGQYLGDAIIIHHEVSFGGSRESKKAQWFSDFFSNNKLLIHNLGPQAWIGSLPRLVKKLLF; the protein is encoded by the coding sequence GTGATTGAACAAAGTTTAACAGTGGAACTGGTTATTCCAAGTTATAATAGATTAAGCATTCTGAGAAATACTTTGAAACAGGTGAGGATGTTGTATCCGAATCTTAACATTTGTTTGGGATTACAGGGTGAAAAGCCAGATCAGGATTTTCAGGCTCAATTAGAAAGCGACCCCTGTATGCGAGTTGAAGTATTGCCAGTCCCCAGTACTACCGGGACATTGAATCATTGTATTTTGAGTTCTCAGGCTGATATTATATTAAGCCTGGATGATGATGCAGTTCCCTGTTTTGGCTGGCTTGAGGCCCATGTAGCAGCTTTTACGAGAGATACTGGTTTAGTCTATACTTCTGGTCGTGAGATAAGATCGACAAAAGGGAGATCCGCATTTTCAGACTGGTTCCGGATTATGATAGAGTGGTTTTTCGGATTATTTGTAGGATGTGATAAGAAATTACAGGGACGTATAGTTGGTTGGATCAATTGGATTGGATTAATTTTTGCAAATTTCGATCAGCCAGGAACCTGCAAAATAAATTCTCCACGAGAGGGCAACATGGGCATAAGGCGCGAGTTGTTTTTAAAATTTAACGGATTTAATAAAGCGTTTAGAGGAAATGCGTGGGGATTTGGAGCAGATTTCGGTTTACGGCTGGCCCGAGAGGGTAAATTTGGGCAATATTTAGGAGATGCTATTATCATTCATCATGAGGTTTCTTTTGGTGGAAGCCGTGAGTCGAAAAAGGCACAATGGTTCAGTGATTTTTTCTCTAACAATAAGTTACTGATACATAATTTAGGGCCTCAGGCGTGGATAGGGTCTCTTCCTCGATTAGTAAAAAAACTTCTTTTTTAA